In Candidatus Dependentiae bacterium, a single genomic region encodes these proteins:
- the aspS gene encoding aspartate--tRNA ligase, with amino-acid sequence MAHFKRTAHCGKINEQMVGKQVHVVGWVDSRRDLGGLTFINLRDQSGIIQLVLDPQDSSPACEQAHTIRSEFVLATTGTVAKRTEGNINKQLKMGAFEIKVQTMEILSKSAALPFQLDDANISEELRLEYRYLDLRRPQLQRLLKLRHDVVFAMRNYFNNLEFLEIETPILHKSTPEGAREFLVPARIKPGTFYALPQSPQIYKQLLTVGGFERYFQIARCFRDEDLRANRQFEFTQLDVEMAFINEQDIQDVCEGLVQLLWKKFLNYELNLPLARYTYDEVFMRFGSDKPDMRFDLEIHDCTKLFATTSVPFFKTALEIGGKLGALCIKNHKFSRSEFDAWNLKATKEFGAAGLVSVRFTDNGNPESSIAKFLPEDFFSQAQQFVPDLTTNDTLFLVAGNFEDAWTTLGQLRLELGKVLNLIDAAQHKIFWVTDFPMFEWNKDDQRWYARHHPFTSPHDGWEEQDLAQVKARAYDLVCNGEELGGGSIRIHNAQLQKKIFNVLGLSEEKMKEVMGFLLDAQNFGYPPEGGIALGIDRLIMILGSTQSIRDVIAFPKTSNGSCLMIKSPSAVDDTQLKKLHIKLAEPK; translated from the coding sequence ATGGCTCACTTTAAGCGCACCGCACACTGCGGAAAAATTAATGAACAGATGGTTGGCAAACAAGTTCATGTTGTCGGCTGGGTTGATAGCAGACGAGACCTTGGCGGGCTCACGTTCATTAATTTGCGCGATCAAAGCGGGATTATTCAACTTGTTCTTGATCCTCAAGACTCTTCGCCAGCATGTGAGCAAGCTCACACCATCAGATCTGAATTTGTCCTTGCTACTACTGGCACCGTTGCCAAGCGAACAGAAGGCAACATCAATAAGCAGCTCAAGATGGGTGCATTTGAAATCAAAGTTCAAACTATGGAAATTTTGAGCAAATCAGCCGCTCTTCCATTTCAACTTGATGACGCAAATATTTCCGAAGAATTACGACTTGAATACCGCTATCTAGATTTGCGACGTCCACAACTTCAACGTCTCCTCAAGCTCCGGCATGATGTTGTTTTTGCCATGCGTAATTATTTTAATAATCTTGAATTTTTAGAAATTGAAACTCCAATTTTGCATAAAAGCACTCCAGAAGGTGCACGTGAATTTTTGGTTCCGGCACGCATCAAACCTGGAACTTTTTATGCCTTGCCTCAATCTCCACAAATTTACAAACAACTTCTGACCGTTGGCGGCTTTGAGCGTTACTTCCAAATTGCTCGCTGCTTTCGCGATGAAGATTTGCGCGCTAATCGACAGTTTGAGTTCACGCAACTCGACGTTGAAATGGCTTTTATTAATGAACAAGATATTCAAGATGTCTGCGAAGGACTTGTTCAATTGCTTTGGAAAAAGTTTTTAAACTACGAGTTAAACTTACCACTTGCACGCTATACCTATGACGAAGTTTTTATGCGCTTTGGCTCGGACAAGCCGGACATGCGGTTTGATCTTGAAATTCATGATTGCACGAAACTATTTGCAACAACAAGTGTTCCCTTTTTTAAAACAGCCCTTGAAATTGGCGGCAAACTTGGTGCTTTATGCATTAAAAATCACAAATTCTCTCGCTCAGAATTTGACGCTTGGAACCTGAAAGCAACCAAAGAATTTGGTGCCGCAGGCCTCGTTTCAGTTCGTTTTACCGACAATGGCAACCCTGAATCATCGATTGCAAAATTTTTGCCTGAAGATTTTTTCAGTCAAGCACAACAATTTGTACCTGACCTCACCACAAACGACACACTTTTTTTGGTTGCAGGAAACTTTGAGGACGCTTGGACAACACTCGGGCAATTACGGCTTGAATTGGGTAAAGTACTTAATCTGATTGATGCTGCTCAACACAAAATATTCTGGGTTACAGACTTTCCAATGTTTGAGTGGAACAAAGATGATCAGCGCTGGTACGCACGTCATCACCCATTCACCAGCCCACACGACGGTTGGGAAGAGCAAGATCTTGCACAGGTCAAGGCACGAGCCTACGACTTGGTATGCAACGGTGAAGAACTCGGCGGCGGATCGATTCGTATTCATAACGCGCAGTTACAGAAAAAAATCTTTAATGTTTTGGGTCTTTCTGAAGAGAAAATGAAAGAAGTTATGGGATTCTTGCTTGATGCTCAGAATTTTGGCTACCCTCCTGAAGGTGGAATTGCACTGGGTATCGATAGACTCATTATGATTCTTGGCAGCACACAATCAATTCGTGATGTTATTGCGTTTCCAAAAACAAGCAATGGCAGCTGTTTAATGATTAAAAGCCCATCAGCCGTTGATGATACACAACTTAAAAAACTGCACATTAAACTGGCTGAACCAAAATAA
- a CDS encoding ankyrin repeat domain-containing protein: MIGKYATYVATIFSFFSSALCWENSYQSFTLDHFEIIRTSNDTSYIRNTAFSNDQQIFMHYLYDNGNLIKLMEHYHAIKDRDDNFYAQEILEKLLAMPLLIEGYSAINNNFARKRFYILQALASIISGNYSVDSENLKIENIIQTTNFSSLVNEKGETGLMLAIKTGNDVIFELFFKYYQKQQCPLNARAADGKTAYDLAQEIGTPAMQKSLGIMQFIDR; this comes from the coding sequence ATGATAGGTAAATATGCAACATACGTTGCAACAATATTTTCATTCTTTTCTTCGGCACTTTGCTGGGAAAACTCCTACCAAAGTTTTACGCTTGATCACTTTGAAATTATTAGAACATCAAATGATACAAGTTATATACGAAATACAGCATTCAGTAATGATCAACAAATATTTATGCACTACCTCTATGATAACGGTAATCTGATTAAACTAATGGAACACTATCATGCAATCAAAGACCGCGATGACAATTTTTATGCGCAAGAAATTTTAGAAAAACTTCTTGCAATGCCCTTACTCATCGAAGGATACTCTGCTATCAATAATAACTTTGCACGTAAAAGATTCTATATTCTTCAGGCTCTTGCCTCTATAATTTCAGGAAACTATTCTGTTGATAGTGAAAATCTTAAAATAGAAAATATTATACAAACAACTAATTTCTCTTCTCTTGTTAACGAAAAAGGAGAAACCGGCCTCATGCTTGCAATAAAAACAGGAAATGATGTTATTTTTGAACTCTTTTTCAAATATTATCAAAAGCAACAATGCCCTTTGAATGCTCGCGCAGCAGATGGCAAAACAGCCTATGATCTTGCTCAAGAAATAGGAACCCCGGCAATGCAAAAATCTCTAGGCATCATGCAATTCATAGACCGTTAA
- a CDS encoding ankyrin repeat domain-containing protein yields the protein MHATLLSIFFITIFYSFSAFGWQNAHQEFTPAQLEFLALTEYPVTFMNKIFSKNQKKFIRNLHINGNLIRVVSRCFDLDFKKNEVEQIYVKLLSFIQNQDLVSKQIYTLKYFRMIEKYRFKLKDRRFVEELCHSILISDANGKTMLMLAIETGDNDIFDLFLEYYLKENCPINARDYRKRTALCKALEIGTLHMVEKLYDIPGIEVENINNYGSTDLMVATKNLQPEVFDFVVQKYCHDKRDLKIKRHKDGKDALDLAQRNHNQYALDALLNANFQSLKVNSDN from the coding sequence ATGCACGCTACACTTCTATCCATTTTTTTCATCACAATATTTTATAGTTTTTCTGCTTTTGGATGGCAAAACGCACACCAAGAATTTACTCCAGCCCAACTAGAGTTTTTAGCTCTCACCGAATATCCAGTTACTTTTATGAATAAAATTTTTTCGAAAAATCAAAAAAAATTCATTCGCAATCTTCATATAAATGGAAATCTCATACGAGTAGTCAGTCGATGCTTTGATTTAGATTTTAAAAAAAATGAGGTAGAACAAATTTACGTTAAACTTCTGAGCTTTATTCAAAATCAAGATTTAGTATCTAAACAAATTTACACGCTAAAATACTTTCGAATGATCGAAAAATATCGATTCAAACTCAAAGACCGTCGTTTTGTTGAGGAACTCTGTCACTCCATTTTAATCAGTGATGCAAACGGAAAAACAATGCTTATGCTTGCTATTGAAACTGGAGACAACGATATATTTGATCTGTTTTTAGAATATTATCTCAAAGAAAATTGCCCTATTAATGCTCGTGACTACCGCAAAAGAACCGCCTTGTGTAAAGCCCTTGAAATAGGCACGCTGCACATGGTGGAAAAACTTTATGATATCCCTGGAATAGAAGTCGAAAATATAAATAATTATGGTTCAACAGACTTAATGGTTGCAACAAAAAATCTTCAGCCAGAAGTTTTTGATTTTGTTGTGCAAAAATATTGCCATGACAAAAGAGATCTTAAGATCAAACGGCACAAAGATGGAAAAGATGCTCTTGATCTTGCTCAAAGAAATCATAATCAATACGCGCTTGATGCTCTGTTGAATGCAAATTTTCAAAGCTTAAAGGTGAACTCTGACAACTAA
- a CDS encoding AAA family ATPase, whose amino-acid sequence MNFLKLIVLMSVCLASSFLCADESVLLDIGGVKFSPEAASKMVAGSVQVINEIAQRKREKIEKELAVITQERAALGAQKDLYQIGQSEFEQKVKALDQKAARLERCLENSEKAGEQAAATVQNAMLAGWNTFLDVRRDEATRKTQIAVAGVSKAVENEGALQRLEFLSKKMTEPETLVRFGGFMVLTSCGMVGGYYGLRILSNHIQSLMGMPTLVRESSRKSAMGYWMQSINEKLFGPGDTLQPLEEIILSAELDLQIKQLADDVRTSYISALPFRNLLLYGPPGTGKTMIAKAIARTSDLDFACVSGADFSQFAQGNDVEQLHILLDWAAKSERGLVLFVDEVDAFARRRDQSDDRWVKLLNAFLSRTGELSEKFMIIAATNHLEMLDNAFLSRMHKRLYVGLPGQSERVRMIKQYLEKYIAHDKRTVLCKGKRVEASLTISADVDETYLEQVAERIQGFAGRDIAFMIDELRAICYRSPVLLLTRNIFDALIDQTLHNRAQEALVSGVAGPAA is encoded by the coding sequence ATGAATTTTTTAAAATTAATTGTGCTCATGTCAGTATGTTTGGCATCATCGTTTCTATGTGCTGATGAATCGGTTCTTCTTGATATTGGTGGTGTTAAATTTTCACCAGAAGCTGCATCAAAAATGGTTGCAGGTTCTGTTCAAGTAATTAATGAAATAGCCCAACGCAAGCGTGAAAAAATTGAAAAAGAGCTTGCTGTCATAACGCAAGAACGTGCTGCTCTTGGAGCTCAAAAAGATCTGTATCAAATTGGGCAATCTGAATTTGAACAAAAAGTTAAAGCACTTGATCAAAAAGCCGCACGTCTTGAACGTTGCCTTGAAAATTCAGAAAAAGCGGGCGAGCAAGCTGCTGCAACGGTGCAAAATGCAATGCTTGCAGGTTGGAATACTTTTCTTGATGTTCGACGCGATGAAGCAACACGAAAAACTCAAATAGCGGTTGCCGGTGTCAGTAAGGCTGTTGAGAATGAAGGAGCCTTGCAACGGCTTGAATTTTTATCCAAAAAAATGACCGAGCCTGAAACGTTGGTGCGTTTTGGTGGGTTCATGGTTTTGACTTCATGCGGCATGGTGGGTGGTTACTACGGCCTACGAATTCTTTCAAACCATATTCAGTCGCTGATGGGCATGCCAACACTTGTGCGAGAATCATCGCGCAAATCGGCTATGGGTTATTGGATGCAAAGCATTAATGAAAAACTTTTTGGTCCGGGCGATACGCTACAGCCGCTTGAAGAAATCATTTTAAGTGCTGAGTTAGATCTGCAAATTAAGCAACTTGCCGATGATGTGCGAACGAGCTACATCAGCGCTCTTCCCTTTAGAAATCTATTGCTCTACGGCCCTCCAGGTACCGGAAAAACTATGATTGCAAAAGCGATTGCTCGAACATCTGATTTGGATTTTGCATGTGTTTCAGGCGCAGACTTTTCTCAGTTTGCACAAGGAAATGATGTTGAGCAACTTCATATTTTACTTGATTGGGCTGCAAAATCTGAACGAGGGTTAGTACTTTTTGTTGATGAGGTTGATGCGTTTGCTCGCCGCCGCGATCAGTCAGATGATCGATGGGTTAAGTTGCTCAATGCATTTCTTTCTCGAACCGGAGAGCTTTCAGAAAAATTTATGATTATTGCTGCAACTAACCATCTTGAAATGCTTGATAATGCATTTCTAAGTCGTATGCATAAGCGTTTGTATGTTGGTCTTCCGGGGCAATCAGAACGTGTGCGCATGATTAAGCAGTATCTTGAGAAATATATTGCGCATGACAAGCGCACTGTTCTATGTAAGGGTAAGCGCGTAGAGGCATCGCTCACTATTTCTGCAGATGTTGATGAAACCTATCTTGAACAAGTAGCAGAGCGTATACAGGGATTTGCAGGGCGAGATATTGCTTTTATGATTGATGAGCTTCGTGCTATTTGTTATCGAAGCCCAGTGCTCTTATTGACCAGAAATATTTTTGATGCGCTGATTGATCAGACTCTGCATAATAGAGCGCAAGAAGCTCTAGTAAGTGGCGTTGCAGGGCCCGCCGCTTAG
- a CDS encoding FAD-dependent oxidoreductase → MNKIFNQLILISIIVCCSLYDMQAKLHISSLNRAEQPTSVIILGGGLSGLAAASCFTENGVSCLVIQGPVPEGALMKARMVRNWPGKPGAAGSDIIDEMSSHVQANKIPILEEEVINVDFSFWPYRVTTRRLDDGVIVERTALSCIIAMGSEPNLLGIPGESGDNGYFGKGVCTCVWCDGPLYKNKKVAVIGSGQSAIFEATHLASIAREVLIVAREDRLAARDPQELDRLLARPNVKVVFNTDAQEVKGDGNAVTQLVVRNNKTNQQSTINVDGIFLAIGSRPKTSLFKDQIKLNERGTIELGINQATSREGVFAAGEVCASRFSSAIACAGQGCIAAIQAKNFLEEVGLPFSAQKDWGYNTRSDLGLHHDYVASDESNISEYRGASEIYTQDDFKKLVLDASLPLVIDFYSPACSSCKRMMPVFEELAKGYQGKVNFIKVSISNMDIEAGLLVKRLRGTEIKSVPTFLLVRSGKEVSRVIGVLTRDQLKQKIDQTFRL, encoded by the coding sequence ATGAACAAGATTTTTAATCAGCTTATTTTAATCAGTATTATTGTCTGTTGTAGTTTGTACGACATGCAAGCAAAGTTGCATATTTCAAGTTTAAATCGGGCAGAGCAGCCAACGTCGGTGATAATTCTTGGAGGTGGACTTTCAGGTCTTGCAGCGGCATCGTGTTTTACTGAAAACGGTGTTTCGTGCTTAGTTATCCAAGGACCTGTGCCTGAAGGTGCACTCATGAAGGCAAGAATGGTGAGAAACTGGCCAGGAAAACCGGGAGCTGCTGGTTCTGACATTATCGATGAAATGAGCAGCCATGTTCAGGCAAATAAAATCCCTATTCTTGAAGAAGAAGTCATTAATGTTGATTTTTCATTTTGGCCCTATCGAGTTACAACTCGACGCCTTGATGACGGTGTTATTGTTGAACGAACTGCTTTGAGTTGCATTATTGCTATGGGATCTGAACCTAATTTACTCGGTATTCCAGGTGAAAGCGGTGATAATGGGTATTTTGGAAAAGGGGTTTGTACCTGTGTTTGGTGTGATGGTCCTTTGTATAAAAATAAAAAAGTTGCCGTTATTGGAAGTGGGCAATCGGCTATTTTTGAAGCAACGCATCTTGCAAGTATTGCTCGAGAGGTGTTAATTGTTGCGCGTGAAGATCGTCTTGCGGCTCGAGATCCTCAAGAATTGGATCGCTTATTAGCAAGGCCAAATGTTAAAGTTGTATTTAATACTGATGCGCAAGAAGTTAAGGGCGATGGTAATGCCGTAACGCAGTTAGTTGTGCGGAATAATAAAACAAATCAACAATCGACTATTAACGTTGATGGTATCTTTTTAGCGATTGGATCTCGACCAAAAACATCACTTTTTAAGGACCAAATAAAACTTAATGAACGAGGAACAATTGAGCTTGGTATAAATCAAGCAACATCAAGAGAGGGTGTGTTTGCTGCCGGTGAGGTCTGCGCGAGCAGGTTTTCCTCCGCAATAGCCTGTGCTGGGCAAGGTTGCATTGCGGCGATTCAAGCAAAAAACTTTCTTGAAGAGGTTGGTCTTCCTTTTTCAGCTCAAAAAGATTGGGGATACAATACTCGAAGTGATTTAGGATTGCATCATGATTATGTTGCGAGTGATGAAAGTAATATCAGTGAATATCGAGGAGCAAGTGAAATTTATACACAGGATGATTTTAAAAAGCTTGTTCTTGATGCTTCATTGCCACTGGTTATCGATTTTTATTCTCCAGCTTGTTCATCGTGCAAGCGCATGATGCCTGTTTTTGAAGAGCTTGCAAAGGGATATCAAGGCAAAGTTAATTTTATCAAAGTGAGTATCTCCAATATGGATATTGAAGCTGGCTTATTGGTAAAAAGACTTCGCGGAACTGAAATTAAAAGCGTGCCAACGTTTTTATTGGTGCGCAGCGGAAAAGAAGTTTCTCGGGTTATTGGCGTGCTGACGCGCGATCAGCTTAAGCAAAAAATTGATCAAACTTTCCGTCTATAA
- a CDS encoding FAD-dependent oxidoreductase — protein MCRSSLRFMLMLAAMHCMPGCLSSEKSSPVLHMKNITLSEKPTPAIILGGGIAGLTAALYMAQANIPCIVIEGSKPGGALAQSHSVRNWPGKNDVPGAQIVSEIRDQVISNNVPILAQEVIGVDFSSWPYSIKTRQLTDGQVIEYKVLSCIIAMGAEPNFLGIPGETGNNGYWGRGVSNCAVCEGSLYKDKTVVVVGGGDAAIVEAGYLSNIAKEVHVLIRKDVFRTKDIQARDRALHKANVNVQFNTQAKEILGDGKKVTQVIVENSKTHERKVLDVDGFFLAIGSQPKTAVFRNQLELEQRGFIILKDQQRTSKPGVFAAGDVCDPIFIQAITSSGQGCMAALQAKKFLEDVGFEVTFQNQHQQEEGVSHDVRVSESVRVAKEPEHEGKRRRVHEPKDLREFVRLTAREQLPSVIDLYSTWCMPCKRMEPIFDDLAEVYKDRVNFIKINVSNSVPSAGSLVKMLHGNEVRAVPTFLFVRDGREVGRIGGMCTREQLKQGIQEILLKKK, from the coding sequence ATGTGTCGATCATCTCTGCGCTTCATGCTTATGCTTGCCGCTATGCACTGCATGCCAGGCTGTCTATCATCTGAAAAAAGTAGCCCTGTATTGCATATGAAAAATATCACTCTTAGTGAAAAACCCACTCCAGCAATTATTCTTGGCGGTGGCATTGCAGGTCTAACGGCAGCACTTTACATGGCGCAAGCAAACATTCCATGTATAGTTATTGAGGGATCAAAGCCTGGAGGTGCGCTTGCTCAATCGCACTCTGTGCGCAATTGGCCAGGGAAAAATGATGTTCCAGGTGCTCAAATTGTTTCAGAAATTAGAGATCAGGTTATTTCAAATAATGTTCCAATACTTGCCCAAGAAGTTATTGGGGTTGATTTTTCATCATGGCCCTACAGTATCAAAACTAGGCAGCTTACCGATGGTCAAGTAATCGAATACAAGGTTCTTTCTTGTATTATCGCTATGGGAGCGGAGCCAAACTTTTTGGGTATTCCTGGGGAGACTGGTAATAATGGTTATTGGGGGCGCGGTGTCAGTAACTGTGCTGTCTGCGAAGGGTCACTTTACAAAGATAAAACAGTGGTGGTAGTTGGCGGAGGAGATGCTGCTATTGTTGAAGCTGGTTATCTTTCGAATATTGCCAAAGAAGTACATGTGCTTATTCGTAAAGATGTTTTTCGCACCAAAGACATTCAAGCACGTGATCGAGCATTGCATAAAGCAAATGTAAATGTTCAATTTAATACTCAAGCAAAAGAAATTTTGGGTGATGGAAAAAAAGTAACCCAGGTTATCGTTGAAAATAGCAAAACTCATGAGCGTAAAGTGCTCGATGTAGATGGTTTTTTTCTTGCTATCGGTTCACAGCCTAAAACTGCAGTTTTTAGAAATCAGCTTGAACTTGAACAGCGTGGATTTATTATATTAAAGGATCAGCAAAGAACTTCAAAGCCAGGGGTATTTGCAGCTGGGGATGTTTGTGATCCTATTTTTATTCAAGCGATTACCTCTTCAGGTCAGGGATGTATGGCCGCTTTGCAAGCAAAGAAGTTTTTAGAAGATGTTGGTTTTGAAGTAACATTTCAAAATCAACATCAACAAGAAGAGGGCGTTAGTCATGACGTGCGTGTCTCTGAATCTGTGCGTGTTGCAAAAGAACCCGAGCATGAAGGTAAGCGACGTCGTGTGCACGAACCAAAAGATTTGAGAGAATTTGTTCGTTTAACTGCCCGTGAGCAGCTGCCATCCGTTATTGACTTGTACTCAACATGGTGCATGCCCTGCAAGCGTATGGAGCCTATTTTTGATGATCTGGCAGAAGTTTATAAAGATAGAGTAAACTTTATTAAAATAAATGTCAGCAATAGTGTTCCGAGTGCCGGCTCACTGGTTAAAATGTTGCACGGTAATGAAGTGCGAGCAGTTCCGACGTTCTTGTTTGTACGTGATGGTAGAGAAGTTGGGCGCATTGGTGGCATGTGTACCCGTGAGCAGCTTAAGCAGGGAATTCAAGAGATATTACTTAAAAAAAAATAG
- a CDS encoding leucine-rich repeat domain-containing protein, producing MMNIMRFLLNLILLSTFYLSSSQANISPLALKGLFKHFNGNKLYAPNIGCAALKNGTIHAIRFYNVIPGPIDVQGRRLYIQDSAPKGDPFAALAILLFPSPAGQLTAMTNNTQSIGAQLNVEDIATLLNFCAKVRTTVKSFEIMNNGEKLLFMGGNEFGNNFGSIIKRLQSAAQNQVDKEFFKNFLSNNRRFRIFLPQAQKLLSVLCKCIELEERDDRKTLHASNPEHYIHFEKYTEATFYPKYTAEMLLNAFFCLKFGSDEIPNLINNLDEQIVDHEVMFESGLIDKTDLQKSIAQKDCDVTLDDLWVIQNKDLIESVIPYARRCKPVNNGLACGYNRESNQLLENKAFADCTETTIRHLCNLALYNKQTKDWNLHHALEKIKNIKTVDMLEAFYQLQKPEQANSGEKTIRNAWSKVVNNLDSKIRYNKKYLPLSCNNDNEVDSGLVNIMRVLNVVFELELQQEPFFHNDNQYAQDVRKWMENGLETFFKRVAPEKQNIDIRFNDVATYTASDKRKDCSAKITIQVNQDFKFLMKITPGHAQFDSITSLIPIDRKPVEEISCHHTQILQNSTGEQILLLSETKSVVTTCLHKLFSKNIIDSASIIIMLKQLHEMLKKNIISYPRGKSILQNALQSFLWEDQQMCKNIQPVIESFLGLKNNSIDEVLQHEVKTLIYNKKSDRFETEEQAHEFFKDIRWFIAENKINQKKITFSSDNCPNLKKINLALINLATINLDPLDVKANIELIEISGSFNELEEIHLPELGIKKLKIAGHYPKLKELIVHVYPQRMNALEAKLESIELSGSFNNLELIGLQGTGIKKLKFSRGNFPNLKTLYLHELPKLESIELSGSFNTVRRIDITYSVIKKLKISSDNFPNLERISLKSTPKLESIELSGSFNNLGKIGLSHSKIKNLKLSGDNCPNLRKLGLKSTRNLESIELSGSFYRLHEINLLASEIKNLNISGDNCPNLRNLMLMCTRNLESIELSKSFNELQAINLATSKIKELVLDKNLFPKLNRIVLES from the coding sequence ATGATGAATATTATGCGTTTTTTATTGAATTTAATTCTTCTTTCAACATTTTACTTGAGCTCCTCACAAGCAAATATCTCACCCTTGGCATTAAAAGGCCTTTTTAAGCACTTCAATGGCAATAAACTATACGCACCCAACATTGGTTGTGCTGCACTTAAAAATGGAACTATACATGCAATCCGTTTTTACAATGTCATTCCAGGACCAATAGACGTCCAGGGGCGTCGCTTATATATTCAGGACTCAGCACCCAAAGGAGATCCATTTGCAGCGCTCGCAATCTTGTTGTTCCCATCACCTGCGGGCCAGTTGACTGCTATGACAAATAACACCCAAAGTATTGGGGCTCAATTAAACGTTGAAGATATCGCTACACTCTTGAATTTTTGTGCAAAAGTTAGAACAACAGTTAAGTCTTTTGAAATCATGAATAATGGGGAAAAGTTACTCTTCATGGGCGGGAATGAATTTGGTAATAACTTTGGAAGTATTATCAAGCGACTTCAATCAGCGGCTCAAAATCAAGTTGATAAAGAATTTTTTAAAAATTTTTTAAGTAACAATCGACGTTTTCGCATATTTTTGCCACAGGCCCAAAAGCTCTTATCTGTCCTGTGCAAATGCATAGAGCTCGAAGAGCGCGATGATCGCAAAACACTTCATGCATCTAACCCTGAACATTACATACATTTTGAAAAATATACCGAAGCAACATTTTACCCAAAATACACAGCTGAGATGCTACTCAATGCTTTCTTTTGTTTAAAATTCGGTTCAGACGAAATTCCAAATCTTATTAATAACTTAGATGAACAAATTGTTGATCATGAAGTAATGTTTGAAAGCGGTTTAATTGATAAAACCGATCTCCAAAAATCTATTGCACAAAAAGATTGCGATGTAACACTTGACGACCTCTGGGTAATTCAAAATAAAGACTTGATCGAAAGTGTTATTCCATATGCACGGAGATGCAAACCAGTCAACAATGGTCTTGCGTGTGGGTATAACCGAGAAAGCAATCAATTACTTGAAAACAAAGCTTTTGCCGATTGTACCGAAACAACTATTCGTCACTTGTGTAATTTAGCTTTGTATAACAAACAAACCAAAGATTGGAATTTGCATCATGCTCTGGAAAAAATTAAGAACATAAAAACAGTTGATATGCTTGAAGCATTTTATCAACTTCAAAAACCTGAACAAGCAAACTCAGGTGAAAAGACAATACGTAATGCTTGGAGCAAAGTAGTAAATAATCTTGATTCTAAAATTCGCTACAATAAAAAATATCTTCCACTTAGTTGCAATAATGATAACGAAGTTGATAGCGGTCTTGTTAACATCATGCGAGTACTCAACGTTGTTTTTGAACTTGAACTTCAACAAGAACCATTCTTCCATAACGACAATCAGTACGCCCAAGATGTAAGGAAATGGATGGAGAATGGACTTGAAACCTTTTTTAAAAGAGTTGCTCCTGAGAAGCAAAATATAGATATTCGCTTTAATGATGTTGCAACCTACACCGCTTCTGATAAACGTAAAGATTGTTCTGCAAAAATCACCATACAGGTTAACCAAGATTTTAAATTTTTGATGAAAATTACACCTGGCCACGCACAATTTGACTCAATTACGAGCCTTATTCCAATAGATAGAAAGCCTGTAGAAGAGATTTCTTGTCACCATACCCAGATATTACAAAACTCAACTGGAGAACAGATTTTATTGTTATCAGAAACAAAATCTGTTGTAACAACATGCCTGCATAAACTTTTTTCAAAAAATATCATTGATAGCGCCTCAATTATTATCATGCTCAAACAATTACATGAGATGCTTAAAAAGAACATTATTTCTTACCCTCGAGGAAAATCAATATTGCAAAATGCACTACAGTCCTTTTTATGGGAAGACCAACAAATGTGTAAAAACATTCAACCCGTTATTGAAAGTTTCCTTGGATTGAAAAACAATAGCATAGATGAAGTCCTGCAACACGAGGTGAAAACCTTAATTTACAATAAAAAATCAGATAGATTTGAAACGGAAGAGCAAGCACATGAATTTTTTAAAGATATAAGGTGGTTTATCGCTGAAAATAAGATTAATCAAAAAAAAATAACATTTTCTAGCGACAACTGCCCTAATCTAAAAAAAATCAATCTTGCACTAATCAATCTTGCAACAATAAATCTTGATCCGCTTGATGTGAAAGCTAATATTGAATTAATTGAAATATCCGGATCATTTAATGAACTTGAAGAAATTCACTTACCAGAATTAGGAATTAAAAAACTGAAGATTGCTGGCCACTACCCTAAATTAAAAGAGCTCATTGTTCATGTTTATCCCCAACGCATGAACGCATTAGAAGCTAAGCTTGAATCGATTGAACTCTCTGGATCATTTAATAATCTTGAACTGATTGGTCTCCAAGGTACGGGAATTAAAAAACTAAAATTTTCTCGCGGCAACTTTCCTAACTTAAAAACACTCTATTTGCATGAGCTACCCAAGCTTGAATCGATTGAACTCTCTGGATCATTTAATACAGTTCGAAGAATAGACATTACTTATTCAGTAATTAAAAAATTAAAAATTTCTAGCGATAACTTCCCTAATTTAGAAAGAATCAGTCTTAAATCTACACCTAAGCTTGAATCGATTGAACTCTCAGGATCGTTCAATAATCTTGGCAAGATTGGTTTGTCTCACTCCAAGATTAAGAATCTGAAACTTTCTGGTGACAACTGCCCTAACCTAAGAAAACTTGGCCTTAAATCTACAAGAAACCTTGAATCGATTGAACTCTCTGGATCGTTTTATAGGCTTCATGAAATTAACCTCCTAGCCTCAGAGATTAAAAATCTAAACATTTCCGGTGATAACTGCCCCAACTTAAGAAACCTCATGCTTATGTGTACAAGAAACCTTGAATCTATAGAGCTTTCAAAATCATTTAATGAGCTTCAAGCAATTAACCTGGCAACATCCAAAATTAAAGAATTGGTATTAGATAAAAATTTATTTCCAAAGCTCAATAGAATTGTTCTGGAATCATAA